From the Microbacterium thalassium genome, one window contains:
- a CDS encoding ROK family glucokinase, protein MLKVGIDIGGTKIAGGVVDDTGRIIEKLRVDTPVDTGSLADAVVDMIRHLRERHHIVAAGVAAAGFIDRDRSVVIHAPNIAWRNEPLKQIFEDRLEMPVAIENDANAAGWAEFRFGAGQHVDHMIMLTMGTGVGGAVVLDGKLYRGGHGIAGELGHVRFIRGGLLCGCGQNGCLEQYASGRALQREANDLADAGGIGEGLAQLRAEKGSISGPAVSRLVLAGDPGAVEALRRVATALGEACGGFQAAFDPELFVIGGGVAQLGEDLLAPMRIAYETSLPGYGDRPVADFAIARLGNDAGLIGAADLAGSED, encoded by the coding sequence GTGCTGAAGGTCGGAATCGACATCGGCGGAACGAAGATCGCGGGCGGGGTCGTCGACGACACCGGTCGCATCATCGAGAAGCTCCGGGTCGACACGCCCGTCGACACCGGCTCGCTGGCGGATGCCGTCGTCGACATGATCCGCCATCTGCGCGAACGGCACCACATCGTGGCGGCGGGCGTCGCGGCGGCCGGCTTCATCGACCGGGACCGGTCGGTCGTCATCCACGCACCCAACATCGCGTGGCGCAACGAGCCCCTGAAGCAGATCTTCGAAGACCGCCTCGAGATGCCGGTCGCGATCGAGAACGACGCCAACGCCGCGGGCTGGGCCGAGTTCCGCTTCGGCGCCGGCCAGCACGTCGACCACATGATCATGCTCACGATGGGCACGGGCGTCGGCGGAGCCGTCGTCCTCGACGGCAAGCTCTACCGCGGCGGCCACGGCATCGCCGGCGAGCTCGGCCACGTCCGCTTCATCCGCGGCGGGCTGCTGTGCGGGTGCGGACAGAACGGATGCCTCGAGCAGTATGCATCCGGTCGCGCCCTGCAGCGCGAGGCGAACGACCTCGCCGACGCCGGCGGCATCGGCGAGGGACTCGCGCAGCTGCGTGCCGAGAAGGGCTCGATCTCGGGCCCCGCGGTGTCCCGCCTGGTCCTGGCCGGAGACCCGGGCGCCGTCGAGGCGCTGCGCCGCGTCGCGACGGCCCTCGGCGAGGCGTGCGGCGGATTCCAGGCGGCGTTCGACCCCGAGCTGTTCGTCATCGGCGGGGGAGTGGCCCAGCTCGGCGAGGACCTGCTCGCGCCGATGCGCATCGCGTACGAGACCTCGCTTCCCGGCTACGGCGACCGTCCCGTGGCGGACTTCGCCATCGCCCGCCTCGGCAACGACGCAGGACTCATCGGCGCGGCGGATCTGGCGGGCTCGGAGGACTGA
- a CDS encoding lysophospholipid acyltransferase family protein: MFYWLMKYVVIGPLVKGIFRPWIVGRRNVPMAGGAILASNHLSFVDSIILPLLIDRPMSFLAKSDYFTGRGLRGWATRMFFKGTGQIPIDRSGGKASEASLNTGLQVLGRGDLLGIYPEGTRSPDGKLYRGRTGIARMALEAHVPVVPVVMVDTDTMMPIGRRIPSIVRVGVVIGEPLDFSRFAGMESDRYILRSITDEIMVALQRLGEQEYEDVYASTVKDRLKTRTAA, from the coding sequence ATGTTCTACTGGCTGATGAAGTACGTGGTCATCGGACCCCTCGTGAAGGGGATCTTCCGTCCGTGGATCGTCGGCCGCCGCAACGTCCCGATGGCCGGGGGAGCCATCCTCGCGAGCAACCACCTGTCGTTCGTCGACTCCATCATCCTGCCCCTGCTCATCGACCGGCCCATGTCCTTCCTCGCCAAGAGCGACTACTTCACGGGGCGCGGCCTCCGCGGCTGGGCCACGCGCATGTTCTTCAAGGGCACCGGCCAGATCCCCATCGACCGCTCCGGCGGCAAGGCATCCGAGGCATCCCTCAACACGGGCCTGCAGGTGCTCGGCCGCGGCGACCTGCTGGGCATCTACCCCGAGGGGACCCGCAGCCCCGACGGCAAGCTGTACCGCGGCCGCACCGGGATCGCGCGCATGGCGCTCGAGGCGCACGTGCCGGTCGTGCCCGTCGTCATGGTCGACACCGACACGATGATGCCCATCGGCCGGCGCATCCCGAGCATCGTGCGCGTGGGCGTCGTGATCGGGGAGCCGCTGGACTTCTCGCGCTTCGCCGGCATGGAGTCCGACCGCTACATCCTGCGATCGATCACCGACGAGATCATGGTCGCCCTGCAGCGGCTCGGCGAGCAGGAGTACGAGGACGTCTACGCCTCGACCGTCAAGGACCGGCTGAAGACCAGGACCGCGGCGTAG
- a CDS encoding class II 3-deoxy-7-phosphoheptulonate synthase: protein MQQPLDALDHWRTLPIKQQPEWPDPEAVAAASAEISTLPPLVFAGEVDNLRDRLARAASGRAFLLQGGDCAETFAGATAEKIRNRIKTVLQMAVVLTYGASMPVVKMGRMAGQFAKPRSSNTETRGDVTLPAYRGDIVNGYDFTEGSRTADPTRLLKAYHTSASTLNLIRAFTQGGFADLREVHSWNKGFAQNPANQRYERLATEIDRAIKFMEAAGADFDELRGVEFYTGHEGLLMDYERPMTRIDSRTGTPYNTSGHFLWIGERTRDLDGAHVDYFSKIRNPIGVKLGPTTTPETALELIDKLDPEREPGRLTFITRMGSSKIRDALPPLLQAVKDSGATPLWVTDPMHGNGITSQTGYKTRRFDDVIDEVRGFFEAHRAVGTFPGGIHVELTGDDVTECLGGSEMIDEEGLATRYESLCDPRLNHMQSLELAFLVAEELEKR, encoded by the coding sequence ATGCAACAGCCGCTCGACGCGCTCGACCACTGGCGGACCCTGCCCATCAAGCAGCAGCCCGAGTGGCCCGACCCGGAGGCCGTGGCCGCGGCATCCGCCGAGATCTCCACTCTTCCCCCTCTCGTCTTCGCCGGTGAAGTCGACAACCTCCGCGACCGCCTCGCGCGGGCGGCCTCGGGCCGGGCGTTCCTGCTTCAGGGCGGCGACTGCGCCGAGACGTTCGCCGGCGCGACCGCCGAGAAGATCCGGAACCGCATCAAGACGGTCCTGCAGATGGCCGTCGTCCTCACCTACGGCGCATCGATGCCCGTGGTGAAGATGGGGCGCATGGCCGGGCAGTTCGCCAAGCCGCGCTCGAGCAACACCGAGACGCGCGGTGACGTGACCCTTCCGGCGTACCGCGGCGACATCGTCAACGGCTACGACTTCACCGAGGGCTCGCGCACGGCCGACCCGACGCGGCTGCTCAAGGCGTACCACACGTCCGCGTCGACGCTGAACCTCATCCGCGCGTTCACGCAGGGCGGCTTCGCCGACCTGCGCGAGGTGCACTCGTGGAACAAAGGCTTCGCCCAGAACCCCGCCAACCAGCGCTACGAGCGCCTCGCGACCGAGATCGACCGCGCCATCAAGTTCATGGAGGCGGCCGGAGCCGATTTCGACGAGCTGCGCGGCGTCGAGTTCTACACCGGCCACGAGGGCCTTCTCATGGACTACGAGCGGCCCATGACGCGCATCGACTCGCGCACCGGCACGCCGTACAACACGTCCGGCCACTTCCTGTGGATCGGCGAGCGCACGCGCGACCTGGACGGCGCCCACGTCGACTACTTCTCGAAGATCCGCAACCCCATCGGGGTCAAGCTCGGGCCCACCACGACGCCCGAGACGGCGCTGGAGCTCATCGACAAGCTCGACCCGGAGCGCGAGCCCGGCCGACTCACCTTCATCACGCGCATGGGCTCGTCGAAGATCCGCGACGCCCTGCCCCCGCTGCTGCAGGCGGTCAAGGACTCGGGTGCGACGCCGCTGTGGGTCACCGACCCGATGCACGGCAACGGCATCACGTCGCAGACCGGCTACAAGACGCGTCGCTTCGACGACGTGATCGACGAGGTCCGCGGCTTCTTCGAGGCCCATCGCGCGGTCGGGACGTTCCCCGGCGGCATCCACGTGGAGCTGACGGGCGACGACGTCACCGAGTGCCTGGGCGGCTCCGAGATGATCGACGAAGAGGGCCTCGCGACCCGCTACGAGTCCCTGTGCGACCCGCGCCTGAACCACATGCAGTCCCTGGAGCTGGCGTTCCTGGTGGCCGAGGAGCTCGAGAAGCGCTGA
- the pknB gene encoding Stk1 family PASTA domain-containing Ser/Thr kinase, with amino-acid sequence MSTSQQTDPLIGRLVDGRYRVRARIARGGMATVYVATDLRLERRVALKVMHGHLSDDTVFQSRFIQEARAAARLADPNVVNVFDQGQDGEVAYLVMEYLPGITLRELLREQKRLTVPQAISIMDAVVSGLAAAHRSGIVHRDVKPENVLLAEDGRVKIGDFGLARATSANTATGAQLLGTIAYLAPELVTRGTADARSDIYALGIMLYEMLVGEQPYKGEQPMQIAYQHATDSVPRPSVKNPSVPEPVDELVLWATEKQPEDRPADAREMLRRLRDIESELGITPQIARTGPIGVVTEGIATDDLTAVIPPTPTGPIVMEQENDNAGLLRRATRRRSGRGGWIVAFVLMLAAVAAGVGWWFGSGPGSLIAVPDVAGESYEEAAAALEEDGLVAVQAGRNSLEVDEGLAIETQPAAGDRVEKDATVTVFVSLGPADVQFAALNGQSEDDVTALLAEKSIDVDETLTYYTDGESGEVVYVVIHPASGADDVECGDGCTVREGDSATLGVSLGPLTDVVGMTADEAVKTLDDLGIEVTSQSEEYSSDIEAGSVISMAPRSSAGWWRPGDTASLVVSKGPAPIEVPDVRGDSITDAIDELRGAGFSVNTDALPLQLFWGLYDVTAIDPAPGTYLAPGSQVSITGFELS; translated from the coding sequence CCCGCTGATCGGCCGCCTGGTCGACGGGCGGTACCGGGTGCGCGCTCGCATCGCCCGCGGCGGCATGGCGACCGTCTACGTCGCCACCGATCTGCGACTCGAGCGGCGTGTCGCGCTCAAGGTCATGCACGGCCATCTCAGCGACGACACCGTGTTCCAGAGCCGCTTCATCCAGGAGGCCCGCGCCGCCGCGCGACTGGCCGACCCGAACGTCGTCAACGTCTTCGACCAGGGTCAGGACGGCGAGGTCGCCTACCTCGTGATGGAGTACCTGCCCGGCATCACGCTGCGCGAACTCCTGCGCGAGCAGAAGCGCCTGACCGTGCCGCAGGCGATCTCGATCATGGATGCGGTCGTCTCGGGTCTCGCGGCGGCGCACCGCTCCGGGATCGTCCACCGCGACGTCAAGCCCGAGAACGTGCTGCTCGCCGAGGACGGCCGCGTCAAGATCGGCGACTTCGGACTCGCGCGCGCCACGAGCGCGAACACCGCCACCGGCGCGCAGCTGCTCGGCACGATCGCCTACCTCGCCCCCGAGCTCGTCACGCGCGGCACCGCCGACGCGCGCAGCGACATCTACGCGCTCGGCATCATGCTGTACGAGATGCTCGTCGGCGAGCAGCCCTACAAGGGCGAGCAGCCGATGCAGATCGCCTATCAGCACGCCACCGATTCGGTGCCTCGTCCGAGCGTGAAGAACCCGTCGGTTCCCGAGCCGGTCGACGAGCTCGTCCTGTGGGCGACCGAGAAGCAGCCCGAGGACCGTCCGGCAGACGCGCGCGAGATGCTGCGGCGCCTGCGGGACATCGAGAGCGAGCTCGGCATCACCCCGCAGATCGCACGCACGGGGCCGATCGGCGTCGTGACCGAGGGCATCGCCACCGACGATCTGACCGCGGTCATCCCGCCGACGCCCACCGGTCCGATCGTCATGGAGCAGGAGAACGACAACGCCGGGCTCCTCCGCCGAGCAACGCGCCGCCGCTCCGGACGCGGCGGCTGGATCGTCGCGTTCGTGCTCATGCTGGCGGCGGTCGCCGCCGGTGTCGGCTGGTGGTTCGGCTCCGGGCCCGGGTCCCTCATCGCGGTGCCCGATGTCGCGGGCGAGTCCTATGAGGAGGCGGCGGCCGCCCTCGAGGAGGACGGCCTCGTGGCCGTGCAGGCGGGACGCAACAGCCTCGAGGTCGACGAGGGCCTCGCCATCGAGACGCAGCCCGCGGCGGGCGACCGCGTCGAGAAGGATGCCACCGTCACGGTGTTCGTGTCGCTCGGGCCGGCGGACGTCCAGTTCGCGGCACTCAACGGCCAGAGCGAGGACGACGTCACGGCGCTCCTCGCCGAGAAGAGCATCGATGTCGACGAGACGCTGACGTACTACACCGACGGCGAGTCGGGCGAGGTCGTCTACGTCGTCATCCACCCGGCTTCGGGCGCGGACGACGTCGAGTGCGGCGACGGCTGCACGGTCCGCGAGGGCGATTCGGCGACGCTCGGCGTCTCTCTCGGCCCGCTGACCGATGTCGTGGGGATGACCGCCGACGAGGCCGTCAAGACGCTGGACGACCTCGGCATCGAGGTCACCTCGCAGTCCGAGGAGTACTCGAGCGACATCGAGGCGGGCTCGGTGATCAGCATGGCCCCGCGTTCGAGCGCCGGATGGTGGCGGCCCGGCGACACCGCGAGCCTCGTGGTGTCGAAGGGCCCGGCGCCCATCGAGGTCCCCGACGTCCGGGGCGACAGCATCACCGACGCCATCGACGAGCTGCGCGGAGCCGGCTTCAGCGTCAACACCGACGCTCTCCCCCTCCAGCTGTTCTGGGGTCTCTACGACGTGACGGCCATCGATCCCGCTCCGGGCACGTACCTCGCCCCCGGCTCGCAGGTCTCGATCACCGGCTTCGAGCTGTCCTGA